Below is a genomic region from Lonsdalea populi.
CCCGGCGCGCTGCCGCAAACCAGCGCGCCGCTGGACCGTCGTCTGCTGCCCGCAGAGCAGAACAGCCTGAATCAGTTGATTACCCGACTGACGACGCTCACCGGCGAATCACCCGCCAAGGTATTGCTGGCGCTGATGGATATCCAGGGGCTGAACCCCCATGACCCGATCCCCGCTAAAAACTTTCCGCTGCTAAGCCAACTGCTGCAAACGCAGGTCGCCATGATGCAGAACCACACCTCGCCGACGCTGGCGACGCTGCAACCGGCGCTCAAACAGCCGATGGATGCACAGGAACAGCAGATGGTGCAGGATTATGCGCAGTCTCGCTTCAATGCCGGTATGCAGACCCCGTTGACGCCGGTGCAGATTGCCGACGTCGTCACGTTCCTCTACAGCAAGCGGCTTCAGCAGATACAGGAAAAAGAGACGGCGACCGCAGGTTCCGCGTCAGCGCCGATTCCTATCTACGGCCCTTTTATCTCAGCCCTGCCCCCCGAATTGCGGCCACTATTCAGCCGTCCGCGCGGCATACTGATTTTGTGCACTGTGTGTGTAATCGTTTTGCTGTGGATACTGCTATAGCCCGCGATTAGCGGTAGAAAAGCGGATGGACGTGCATCAATCAGGCAAGATAAAAATAACCGGGGCTGAGCGCCCCGGTTGACGTAGTACGCTTACTGCTTGTACTTGCTCATGACCAGAACGGCGTTGGTGCCGCCGAAACCGAAACCGTTAGACATCACGGTGTTCAGCTCACGTTCGGTCGGTTCAGTGATGATGTTCATCCCTTCACCCTGCTCGTCCAGCGTTTCGATGTTGATGCTCGGCGCGATGAAGTTATGCTCCAGCATCAGCAGCGTATAAATAGCTTCCTGTACGCCCGCAGCCCCCAAAGAGTGACCCGTCATCGCTTTGGTTGCGGAGATAGCCGGCGTGTCGTTGCCGAATACTTCGCGGATTGCGCCCAGTTCCTTCACATCGCCGACCGGCGTTGAAGTTCCGTGGGTGTTGATGTAATCGATCGGCCCTTCGATGTCCTGCATAGCGATTTTCATGCAGCGTACTGCGCCTTCGCCAGACGGAGCAACCATGTCAGCGCCATCGGACGTTGCACCGTAGCCCACGACTTCGGCATAGATGTGAGCGCCACGCGCCAGCGCGTGTTCCAGCTCTTCCACGACGACCATACCGCCACCGCCAGCAATGACGAAACCATCACGGTTCGCATCATAGGTACGAGAAGCTTTTTCCGGCGTATCGTTGTATTTGGTGGACAGTGCGCCCATCGCATCAAACTCGCAGGACAACTCCCAGCTCAGCTCTTCGCCGCCGCCAGCAAACACGATGTCCTGTTTACCCATCTGAATCTGCTCAACGGCATTACCGATACAGTGTGCGGAAGTCGCACACGCGGAGCTGATGGAGTAGTTGATACCGTGGATCTTGAACGGTGTGGCCAGACAGGCGGAAACGCCAGAGCCCATCGCCTTGGTCACCACGTACGGACCCACAGCTTTCACGCCGCGCGGGCTACGCATTGCATCGGCACCCAGTACCTGGTAGTGCGGGGAACCACCGCCGGAACCGGCGATCAGACCCACACGCGGGTTGTTCTGATAAACTTCTTCGGACAAACCCGCATCCTTCACCGCCTGCTCCATGGAGAGGAAGGCATAAATGGCAGCATCATTCATGAAACGCACGATCTTACGGTCAATCAGGCCAGTCGTGTCCAGTTTAACGTTGCCCCAGACGTGACTACGCATGCCGGCATCTTTCATCTCTTGAGAAAAGGTGATTCCTGAACGGCCCTCACGCAGAGATGCAAGAACTTCCTCTTGGTTATTACCTATGCTAGATACGATCCCAAGACCTGTAATCACTGCACGTTTCATTCAATACCTCATTCGTTTGTATAAGCATTTAGGATACTGCGAAGCACTTTAGCTTACACTTGTAAGCTGAACAAGTCCGATCTGCCTAACTTTGCACAAATTTGCACACAAAGGGGCTGACCGTTAAACTTCCGCCACCGCCTGAATTATGAGTGAGTTGCCGTGATTACGCCCGCCATCCGAACCGCTTCGCTAAGCTGGAACTCTCAGGGTACACCTGTTTCGCTACAGTTTGACGACGTCTATTTTTCCAACCAGGATGGGCTCGCGGAAACCCGTTATGTCTTTCTACAGGGCAATGAATTACCCGCACGTTTTGCACAAACTTCACGCGCGACTTTCACCGTAGCGGAGAGCGGATTCGGTACCGGACTGAATTTCTTGACCTTATGGCAAGCGTTCGCCGATTTTCGCCGTGAGCAGCCTGACGCCACCTTGCAACGCCTGCATTACATCAGTTTTGAAAAGTTTCCCCTGCAGGTGGACGATCTGGCTGCCGCGCATGCCCAGTGGCCCGAACTGGCCGCGTTCGCTGACGAACTGCGACAACACTGGCCGACGATGTCCCCCGGCTGCCATCGTCTGATACTGGCTGACGGTCACATCACGCTCGATCTGTGGTTCGGCGATATCAATGACCTGTTGCCCCAGCTCGATGAGAGCATCAATCATCAGGTCGACACCTGGTTTCTGGACGGTTTCGCCCCGTCGAAAAATCCGGATATGTGGACGGAGAACCTGTTCAACGCGATGGCGAGATTGTCCCGTCCCGGCGGCACCTTCGCCACCTTTACCGCGGCGGGCTTCGTTCGTCGCGGTCTGCAGGAGGCCGGGTTCAACGTCTGTAAGGTCAAAGGATTCGGTCATAAGCGCGAGATGCTGAGCGGCGATTTGCCCACGGCGATCCCCGTCGCCGTCGCCGCGCCCTGGTATCACCGCTCTGCCGCAACCCAGCCGCAGGAGGTCGCGATTATCGGCGGCGGCATCGCCGGCCTGTTGACGGCGCTGGCCCTGCAACGGCGCGGCAGCAAGGTCACGCTGTATTGCGCCGACGAACGGGTGGGGCAAGGCGCTTCCGGCAACCGACAGGGCGCACTCTATCCGCTGCTCAATGATAAGCACGATGCGCTGTCGCGTTTTTTCGCCAGCGCGTTCGGCTATGCTCGACGCACCTACGATGCGCTGGCGGCTCAGGGCGTAGACTACGAACATCAGTGGTGCGGAGTCAGCCAGTTAGCGTTTGACGATAAAAGCGCGCGCAAAATCGACCGAATCCTCGCCGGGCAATGGCCTGAAGAACTGGTGCATGCAGCCCGCGCGCAGACGCTGACTCAGGCCTGCGGCGTCCCGCTTCTTCATCGCGGCATTACGTATCCGTCCGGGGGATGGTTGTGCCCGGCCGAGCTGACCGCCGCCGCGTTGGCGCTGGCGATCCGTCAGGGCATGCAGGTCCGTTTAAACACGACCGTCACCGAGCTTACGCCGTCCTCTGACGGCTGGCGTTTGACGCTGGATAGCGGAGACAATGTTCAGCATGCCACGGTCGTTCTGGCGAACGGACATCAACTCAGCGACTGGCCGCAAACGCGTCACCTCCCCACCTACGCCGTGCGGGGACAGGTGAGTCACGTGCCCGGCAACGCCCAACTGCGTCCTCTTAAACAGGTGCTATGCTACGATGGCTATCTGACGCCGATCAGCCCGCGATACCAGCAGCACTGCATCGGCGCCAGCTATCACCGTGGAGACACCGGGACCGAGTATCGTGATTCGGATCAGCAGCAGAACCGCCAGCGGTTAATCGACTGTCTGCCGTCGCTATCGTGGCCGACGTCGATAGATGTCTCCGACGGCGAGGCGCGGTGCGGCGTACGCAGCGCATTGCGCGATCACCTGCCGCTGGTCGGCGCCGTTCCTGACTATGAGCAGACGCTGGCCCAGTATCAAACGCTCCTTCAGCAGCTGGCTGCGGCGCAGGTTCCGGTGCAGGCCCCGGTTCACCCTAACCTGTTTATTCTCGGCGGTCTTGGGTCCCGCGGTCTCTGTTCCGCCCCGCTGGTGGCGGAGGTGCTGGCGGCCCAAATGTACGGAGAGCCGTTGCCGCTGGACAGCGCCACGCTGGACGCTCTGAATCCAAACCGATTCTGGGTCAGAAAATTGTTGAAAAATCGCCCCGTATGATCAGAGGACAACCCGCTCGCCCCATGGGGGGCATAACAGCAATTTCGTTCTACTTTTCATAGCAACTGGAGTGCGGAGATGGGACAGCAGGCCATGCCGATAGCTGGTGCTATCGCGCTATCTACCCGCCGGTTGGTATGCTGCGCGGGCTATCGAGCCTGTGCGCGACCATCAGGAGGCCGCTCCGTGGCTTCTCCCACGCGGTCGCCTGCGGACTGGCGTGGTTTTATGCGCGGTGTATCAGGCTGGGCGTTTGATGATGCCGGTGCCGGATGACGCCGGCACCGGTTAAGGAAAGTTCATCGCGTTACCGCGGGGAAGACGCCTGCTGGTAAAGACGATCCCACATCTGATTGACCAGGACCTGATCCGGCGGAGACAACTCGCCGTTTTTGATGGCCTTGCGTATGCTGTCCTTGACGCGGCTGCATAAGGCTGCTGCCGTGTGCTCGCCGTTTTCCTCAGCGTCCGCGACCGCCAAGGTCAGATGACCGCGCAGATATCCCCCGGCAAAAAGCTCATCGTCGCTGGCGTGCTCCACCATGTCATCAATCAGCGCCAGGATGCGCGATTCAAATTCTGCGATCATTCATTGTCCTCGATTGTTCAACGTTGCCCATCGTCCGCTCAGCAGAGATCGGCGGGATACGGGAAATCCGCCGGGGTCAGCGGCCCCGTATGATAAAACGCGTGCAGCGCCTGAATTAAGCGGCCCGGACGTTCGGGAACGCCCTCCTCCAGATAGCGCATGACCTGCGCGCGCACGCGGCGTTGAAAGGCAATGCGATCGGGCGTCACATCGCCGCTCAGGTTATCGCAGCTCACGTTAAAGGGAAACGCCGCCGCGACGCAAAACATCCACTCCAGCGCCTGTGGCTTAATCTCCGCCGACTCGAATTGTTGCTGCGTTGCCGCATCGCGTCCATCGGGACAGTACCAGTACCCGAAATCCACGAGTTTGCGTCGTTCCGCACCCGCGATGCACCAATGGGAAATCTCGTGCATCGCACTGGCGTAAAAACCGTGGGCGAACAGAATACGGTGATAGTCCGTTTGCTCGTCGGCCGGCAGGTAGATCGGTTCATCCTCGCCCTTGACCAGGCGCGTATTGAAATCTGCGCTAAAGCAGTGGTTAAACACCTGAATCAGGTGCTCATAATCGTGTGTCATGATGTTGTTAACCGGTTCGGTCATGAGACTAGCTGCCCCACCCAATGGGCAATATCCCGCCCGTGACTGTCATAAATCAGTTTGATGCTCATCAGCGCGGACACCGTCACCAGCATAGGGCGAATCAACTTTTGCCCCTTGGTGAGCACCATTTTCGCGCCTAAACGCGCGCCGATGATTTGCCCCAAGAGCATCACGCCGCCGATGATCCACATGACTTTGCCGCTCAAAATGAAGAACAGCAGACCGCCAAAATTGGAGGTGAAGTTGAGCACCTTGGCGTGTGCGGTGGACTTCGCCAGATTGAAGCCGCGTAGCGTCAGGTAGGACAGCGCGTAAAACGACCCCGCTCCGGGACCGAAAAAGCCGTCGTAGAATCCCACGCAGGCGCCGCCGACGAGGGCGAACGGAACGGGAGAGAGCCGCCGCAGCCGATCTTCGTCGCTGATTTTAGGCATCAACAGGAAATACAGGCCAATGCCGATCACCAGTACCGGCAGCAGTTGGCGCAGGAAGTCCGCATGAATCTGCTGAATGAGCCAGGCGCCGGTGATCGCGCCCAGAAAGGTACAGACCACCGCCAACTTTTGCTCACGCAGATCGACCGCTCCCCGGCGGATAAAATACAGGCTGGCGGAAAACGCTCCGCCGACGCCCTGCAACTTATTTGTTGCCAGCGCCTGCGCGGGCGAAAGTCCCGCAGCGAGCAGCGCGGGGACCGTCAGCAAACCGCCGCCCCCGGCAATCGAATCGATAAATCCCGCGGCCACGGCGATAGCAAACAGCAGGCCGAACAGTTCCGGCCCTAAGATCAAACCATCCATGATGTTTTATTCCGCAGCAAAGTGTCGATTCAGCAACGCCTGACAGGGGGCGGGCAGCGGCGGAGGCGTGGTTTTCTGCGGCGCGACGGCGCCCGGTTTACGCGGCTGGAACCAGCTTTGCAGTTCAGCGCCGCAGCCATCGCCCGCCGGCGGCGGATCCTGATCCTGGCACTCAAGGCTATTCGCCGGGCAGCGCAGACGAACGTGCATATGAGCACGGTGCGCGAACCACGGTCGAACCTTGTGCAGCCAGCTGCGATCGCTACCGGCCTCCCGACACAGACGCTGCTTAATCGCCGGGTTGACGAAGATGCGCGTTACCGCGCTGTCCTGCGCCGCCGTTTTGATCAGCATCTGGGCATCATGGTTCCACAGGCGCGGATTGACGGCCTTGTCCCCGGGCAAGACCAGATCGACAGGTTGTGGATTTAGGAGTTGCTGCGTGCTCCAGCGCTGACGCGGCAGCTGCAGCCAGACGTCCACATCCAGACCGGACTGATGGCTGGCGTGTCCGCTGCTGAAACGACCGCCCGCCGGCATCCCCATGTCCCCGACCAGCACGATGCCGCCGTTCTGGCGATGTACGCTGGCGCTGAGGCGATGGATGAACGCCAGCAGATCCGGATGGCCGAAATAGCGACGCTGATCGACTCGCATCACCTGATAGTCGGCCGCTTGCAGCGGCAGTGATTGCGCGCCGACGATGCAGCCGTTGGCGAAGGAGCCAATCGCCTGCGGGCGTCCCGCGACCGGATGCGTGATCGCCTGCCAGGGCGTCGCCGCCCCGGCGGCGGCGCAGCACAGCAGCGCCATCAAACCTATCAAAGCTGTTTTCATATGCGTGTTACCAACGGGGAACGGAGGTGTTCACGTCCGCGCACTGCGCGCGCTGGCGTAATAAATGATCCATCAACACGATGGCCATCATCGCCTCGGCGATAGGCACGGCGCGGATACCGACGCAGGGATCGTGACGCCCGCGGGTGACCATTTCAGTCGCTTCGCCCGTACGGGTGATCGTCCGTCCCGGCACCATGATGCTGGACGTAGGCTTGAGCGCCAGATGTGCGACGACCGCCTGACCGCTGCTGATGCCTCCCAAAATGCCGCCCGCATGATTACTCTGGAAACCGTCCGGCGTGATCTCGTCGCGGTTTTCGCTGCCGCGCTTACCGACCACCGCGAAACCGTCGCCGATCTCGACGCCTTTGACGGCATTGATGCTCATTAACGCATGCGCCAGATCCGCATCCAGTCGGTCGAATACCGGCTCGCCCAGCCCGGCTGGCACCGATTCGGCCACTACCGTCACCCGTGCGCCGATGGAGTCGCCCTCTTTCTTCAGCGCGCGCATCAGCTCATCCAACGCGTCCAGCTTGGACGGGTCAGGGCAGAAGAACGGGTTCTGCTCCACCTGATCCCACGCTTTCAGTTCGCAGTGAACGTCCCCCATCTGCGTGAGACAGCCGCGAATATTCACGCCGTGCCGGAGCTGCAGGTATTTCTTGGCGATGGCGCCCGCAGCCACGCGCATGGCCGTTTCACGCGCGGAAGAACGACCGCCGCCGCGATAGTCGCGCTGACCGTATTTTTGCTCGTAGGTATAGTCGGCATGTCCGGGACGGAACAGATCTTTAATCGCGCTGTAGTCCTGTGAACGCTGATCGGTGTTTTCGATCAGCAGGCCGATGCTGGTGCCTGTCGTCACGCCGTCGAACACGCCGGACAATATGCGCACCTGATCCGGCTCACGGCGCTGGGTGGTATAGCGAGAGGTGCCAGGACGACGACGGTCCAGATCGTGCTGCAAATCAGCCTCAGTTAACGGAATGCCCGGCGGTACGCCGTCCACCACACAACCCAGGGCGATACCGTGGGACTCACCAAAGGTGGTGACGCGGAAAAACTGCCCAATACTATTTCCTGCCATCACGGCTCCTTTACATCATAAAATAAGAGATCGTCAGGCGGGCTATCCGCGCCTGCATCCTGTCAATATGTTAGTCGCGATACAGGCTGAAATGCGACTGGCATTCCAGTAGCTGCGCACGGGTCAGCATGAATACGCCATCGCCGCCGCGTTCGAATTCCAGCCAGGTAAATGGAATATCGGGATATTGGTCGATCAGATGCACCATGCTGTTGCCCACTTCGCAGATCAGCACGCCCTCTTCGCTGAGGTATTCGGTGGCTCGGGCCAAAATACGGCGTACCAGCTTCAGACCGTCGCTCCCAGCGGCCAGCCCCAGCTCAGGCTCGTGGCGGAACTCGTCCGGCAGGTCCGCCATATCTTCTTCATCGACGTAAGGCGGGTTGGTGACGATCAGATCGTAAGACGTGGTCGGCAGGTCGCGGAACAGATCTGAACGGATCGGCGTGACGCGGTGTTCCATGCCATGCCGTTCAATATTCAGCTCGGTCACCGACAGCACATCGCCGGAGATATCGACCGCGTCGACTTCCGCTTCCGGGAAAGCCTGCGCGCAGGCGATGGCAATACAGCCGCTGCCGGTACAGAGATCCAGAATGTGATGAGGTTCGTGGCTCAACAGAGGTTCGAAGCCGTTGTCAATCAGCTCGCCAATCGGCGAACGCGGTACTAATACGCGTTCATCGACGTAAAACTCCAGTCCGCAGAACCAGGCTTTGTGGGTGAGATAAGCGACGGGGATACGTTCGTTGATACGGCGGATCACGCGTTCCACAATGCGATGACGCTCGCCTGACGTCAGGCGAGCGCGGTACATGTCTTCGGGGATATCGAGGGGAAGATACAGACTCGGCAGCACCAGTTGCAGCGCCTCATCCCAAGCGTTGTCGGTGCCATGACCGTAATAGACCTGTGCGGCGTTAAACCGACTGACCGTCCAACGCAACATATCCTGAAGGGTATGCAGATCGTTGACCGCTTCATCGACGAAAATTTTGTCCAAGGTTGTCCTCCGCAGACATCTCTGAAAATCAAATTGCCGCCTAGTTTGCCATGAAGCCTGCGACAAATCAGCAGATATCACCGTCCTGCGGCCCTTCAAACCTTAGCGCAAGGCGCAACAAAAGGTACACTTAGAAAAAACCAAGACAGAGTACAGCGCTGATGAAAAACAAAGACAGGCTGGATGAGGAGGATCAGGCGATTTTTCGCGCGTCGGTCGCGGGCGCCAGACGCTTGACTCAGGATACCTATCGCTATCAACCACCGCGCCGCAAGCCCTCAGAAGTAACGCCGCGCAAAGCGATGCAGGAGCAGCGCGACGCCTGCTTTTATTTTTCGGATGAGTTTCAGCCGCTATTGGAGACCGATGGCCCGGTTCGTTACGTTCGCTCCGGCGCCAGCCACTATGAACTGAAAAAGCTGCGCAGAGGGGATTATCCGCCGGAGCTGTTTTTGGATTTGCATGGTCTGACCCAACAAGAAGCCAAGCAGGAGCTGGGCGCGCTGCTGGCCGCCTGCCGCCGGGAGCATGTCTACTGCGCCTGCGTCATGCACGGACATGGTAAACGTATTCTTAAACAGCAAACGCCGCTATGGCTTGCTCAGCATCCCGACGTATTGGCCTTCCATCAGGCCCCGCGCGAATTCGGCGGCGACGCCGCATTGCTCGTGCTGGTGACGCTGGATAGCAACGTTAGGTGACGTCCCCAACATATCGGCGGCAGGTTACCGTCCCCTGTTCCTAAACTTTCCCTTGCGCATCGCCCTGCGCGTCGCGGAGTGAAATCACGCGCGCGGTTTTTAGATAGAGGCCAACCCTTGTGTTGCCAACATATAGCTTATGGGAAAAACCATCAGGGAGAGTATGGGAGAAACGTCGGGCGGTGCCGGTGAGCCCTGCAGCAAGGCATACCGGCCGATAAGACTAGCGCGGACTTATTTGGCTTTGGCGGCTTTAGCGACAAGCTGGGCCGGGCTGACCTGCCACTGAAGCACTCCAGCGCCGGAAGCGTCGAACTGAACGTCAGCCACGGCCGAGGTGGCGAACATCGGGGCCGTTTCTTGCGGACACAGTGCCGCGACCAGGTAACCGACCAGCGGCAAATGCGAGATCACCAGCACAGCACCCACGCCCTGAGAAGCCAGCAGCTCCAGATAGTCACGCACCTGTTCGGCGCAGCCGCCCGGCGTGAGCTCCGTCAGACACTCATCCTTAACCGGCAGTTGCCATACATCCCTGACGGCCTGCAGCGTTTGCTGAGCGCGCAGAAACGGGCTGACCAGAACGCGATCGATGTCGATACCCTGGCCAGACAACCAGACGGCCATCTGACGAGATTCATCACATCCACGAGCACTGAGAGGACGAAGCGCATCACTGGCTGCGTCAGGTATCGCATCGCCGTGACGCATGATCAAAACTTGCATATTACACCGCTATATTGATGAAAGAGCTGTGTGCGTAACGAAGTGAAAGGCGGTGCCGACGCTCGTGCATCCGGCTGCGCCTGACCGACGAAAACACACGGTTTAGGAGCTGATTGCTGGCGTTTTAACCAGACCGAAGCGCATTTTTTTACTCTAATTGGCTGCCGATAGCAACCTAACAACCGCCTCCGG
It encodes:
- the flk gene encoding flagella biosynthesis regulator Flk, whose amino-acid sequence is MQPVNSPGTSLPGDRNIDTTPLKTGGTAREDAPLTPAQRTSLERLITKIMSLSSLKSAEIWAGMRHDIGLKSGAEILSGHFPAAEQALQSRLTSVQNTLGTRQLLQQLTELLPQGNNRQAVSDFIRQQFGHTVLSSLSGSQLQQVVTLLQNGQLPQPGSSLPPGTFSPSAQPSTSEPQPGALPQTSAPLDRRLLPAEQNSLNQLITRLTTLTGESPAKVLLALMDIQGLNPHDPIPAKNFPLLSQLLQTQVAMMQNHTSPTLATLQPALKQPMDAQEQQMVQDYAQSRFNAGMQTPLTPVQIADVVTFLYSKRLQQIQEKETATAGSASAPIPIYGPFISALPPELRPLFSRPRGILILCTVCVIVLLWILL
- the fabB gene encoding beta-ketoacyl-ACP synthase I, which codes for MKRAVITGLGIVSSIGNNQEEVLASLREGRSGITFSQEMKDAGMRSHVWGNVKLDTTGLIDRKIVRFMNDAAIYAFLSMEQAVKDAGLSEEVYQNNPRVGLIAGSGGGSPHYQVLGADAMRSPRGVKAVGPYVVTKAMGSGVSACLATPFKIHGINYSISSACATSAHCIGNAVEQIQMGKQDIVFAGGGEELSWELSCEFDAMGALSTKYNDTPEKASRTYDANRDGFVIAGGGGMVVVEELEHALARGAHIYAEVVGYGATSDGADMVAPSGEGAVRCMKIAMQDIEGPIDYINTHGTSTPVGDVKELGAIREVFGNDTPAISATKAMTGHSLGAAGVQEAIYTLLMLEHNFIAPSINIETLDEQGEGMNIITEPTERELNTVMSNGFGFGGTNAVLVMSKYKQ
- the mnmC gene encoding bifunctional tRNA (5-methylaminomethyl-2-thiouridine)(34)-methyltransferase MnmD/FAD-dependent 5-carboxymethylaminomethyl-2-thiouridine(34) oxidoreductase MnmC produces the protein MITPAIRTASLSWNSQGTPVSLQFDDVYFSNQDGLAETRYVFLQGNELPARFAQTSRATFTVAESGFGTGLNFLTLWQAFADFRREQPDATLQRLHYISFEKFPLQVDDLAAAHAQWPELAAFADELRQHWPTMSPGCHRLILADGHITLDLWFGDINDLLPQLDESINHQVDTWFLDGFAPSKNPDMWTENLFNAMARLSRPGGTFATFTAAGFVRRGLQEAGFNVCKVKGFGHKREMLSGDLPTAIPVAVAAPWYHRSAATQPQEVAIIGGGIAGLLTALALQRRGSKVTLYCADERVGQGASGNRQGALYPLLNDKHDALSRFFASAFGYARRTYDALAAQGVDYEHQWCGVSQLAFDDKSARKIDRILAGQWPEELVHAARAQTLTQACGVPLLHRGITYPSGGWLCPAELTAAALALAIRQGMQVRLNTTVTELTPSSDGWRLTLDSGDNVQHATVVLANGHQLSDWPQTRHLPTYAVRGQVSHVPGNAQLRPLKQVLCYDGYLTPISPRYQQHCIGASYHRGDTGTEYRDSDQQQNRQRLIDCLPSLSWPTSIDVSDGEARCGVRSALRDHLPLVGAVPDYEQTLAQYQTLLQQLAAAQVPVQAPVHPNLFILGGLGSRGLCSAPLVAEVLAAQMYGEPLPLDSATLDALNPNRFWVRKLLKNRPV
- a CDS encoding YfcL family protein, yielding MIAEFESRILALIDDMVEHASDDELFAGGYLRGHLTLAVADAEENGEHTAAALCSRVKDSIRKAIKNGELSPPDQVLVNQMWDRLYQQASSPR
- a CDS encoding elongation factor P hydroxylase, whose protein sequence is MTHDYEHLIQVFNHCFSADFNTRLVKGEDEPIYLPADEQTDYHRILFAHGFYASAMHEISHWCIAGAERRKLVDFGYWYCPDGRDAATQQQFESAEIKPQALEWMFCVAAAFPFNVSCDNLSGDVTPDRIAFQRRVRAQVMRYLEEGVPERPGRLIQALHAFYHTGPLTPADFPYPADLC
- a CDS encoding sulfite exporter TauE/SafE family protein, producing the protein MDGLILGPELFGLLFAIAVAAGFIDSIAGGGGLLTVPALLAAGLSPAQALATNKLQGVGGAFSASLYFIRRGAVDLREQKLAVVCTFLGAITGAWLIQQIHADFLRQLLPVLVIGIGLYFLLMPKISDEDRLRRLSPVPFALVGGACVGFYDGFFGPGAGSFYALSYLTLRGFNLAKSTAHAKVLNFTSNFGGLLFFILSGKVMWIIGGVMLLGQIIGARLGAKMVLTKGQKLIRPMLVTVSALMSIKLIYDSHGRDIAHWVGQLVS
- the mepA gene encoding penicillin-insensitive murein endopeptidase; protein product: MKTALIGLMALLCCAAAGAATPWQAITHPVAGRPQAIGSFANGCIVGAQSLPLQAADYQVMRVDQRRYFGHPDLLAFIHRLSASVHRQNGGIVLVGDMGMPAGGRFSSGHASHQSGLDVDVWLQLPRQRWSTQQLLNPQPVDLVLPGDKAVNPRLWNHDAQMLIKTAAQDSAVTRIFVNPAIKQRLCREAGSDRSWLHKVRPWFAHRAHMHVRLRCPANSLECQDQDPPPAGDGCGAELQSWFQPRKPGAVAPQKTTPPPLPAPCQALLNRHFAAE
- the aroC gene encoding chorismate synthase; its protein translation is MAGNSIGQFFRVTTFGESHGIALGCVVDGVPPGIPLTEADLQHDLDRRRPGTSRYTTQRREPDQVRILSGVFDGVTTGTSIGLLIENTDQRSQDYSAIKDLFRPGHADYTYEQKYGQRDYRGGGRSSARETAMRVAAGAIAKKYLQLRHGVNIRGCLTQMGDVHCELKAWDQVEQNPFFCPDPSKLDALDELMRALKKEGDSIGARVTVVAESVPAGLGEPVFDRLDADLAHALMSINAVKGVEIGDGFAVVGKRGSENRDEITPDGFQSNHAGGILGGISSGQAVVAHLALKPTSSIMVPGRTITRTGEATEMVTRGRHDPCVGIRAVPIAEAMMAIVLMDHLLRQRAQCADVNTSVPRW
- the prmB gene encoding 50S ribosomal protein L3 N(5)-glutamine methyltransferase: MDKIFVDEAVNDLHTLQDMLRWTVSRFNAAQVYYGHGTDNAWDEALQLVLPSLYLPLDIPEDMYRARLTSGERHRIVERVIRRINERIPVAYLTHKAWFCGLEFYVDERVLVPRSPIGELIDNGFEPLLSHEPHHILDLCTGSGCIAIACAQAFPEAEVDAVDISGDVLSVTELNIERHGMEHRVTPIRSDLFRDLPTTSYDLIVTNPPYVDEEDMADLPDEFRHEPELGLAAGSDGLKLVRRILARATEYLSEEGVLICEVGNSMVHLIDQYPDIPFTWLEFERGGDGVFMLTRAQLLECQSHFSLYRD
- the smrB gene encoding endonuclease SmrB → MKNKDRLDEEDQAIFRASVAGARRLTQDTYRYQPPRRKPSEVTPRKAMQEQRDACFYFSDEFQPLLETDGPVRYVRSGASHYELKKLRRGDYPPELFLDLHGLTQQEAKQELGALLAACRREHVYCACVMHGHGKRILKQQTPLWLAQHPDVLAFHQAPREFGGDAALLVLVTLDSNVR
- the sixA gene encoding phosphohistidine phosphatase SixA, giving the protein MQVLIMRHGDAIPDAASDALRPLSARGCDESRQMAVWLSGQGIDIDRVLVSPFLRAQQTLQAVRDVWQLPVKDECLTELTPGGCAEQVRDYLELLASQGVGAVLVISHLPLVGYLVAALCPQETAPMFATSAVADVQFDASGAGVLQWQVSPAQLVAKAAKAK